In Treponema denticola, one genomic interval encodes:
- a CDS encoding FKBP-type peptidyl-prolyl cis-trans isomerase — MKIEKDTTVSMEYTLKDANGEILDSSDVMGPLEYIHGYNMIISGLERALEGKEEGAEFKQVVPPEEAYGEVFDDLIVETTRAQFPEGAELEVGMDFEAGEGHHARIVRITKIDGDKITIDANHPLAGETLYFDVKVLSVKKTSEEELQALIQQMSGGCGCGCGHEYDEDSCGCGCSGCH; from the coding sequence ATGAAAATAGAAAAAGATACAACAGTCAGTATGGAATACACACTGAAAGATGCTAACGGCGAAATCCTTGATTCGTCAGATGTAATGGGTCCATTGGAGTACATCCACGGATATAATATGATCATTTCAGGCTTGGAAAGGGCTCTTGAAGGCAAAGAAGAAGGTGCCGAGTTTAAACAAGTTGTTCCTCCTGAAGAAGCCTATGGTGAAGTTTTTGATGACTTGATTGTCGAAACAACCAGAGCTCAATTTCCTGAAGGAGCTGAACTTGAAGTCGGTATGGACTTTGAAGCAGGAGAAGGCCATCACGCCCGAATTGTAAGAATTACAAAAATTGACGGAGATAAAATTACAATAGATGCGAACCATCCTCTTGCAGGAGAAACTCTGTACTTTGATGTAAAGGTTTTGTCTGTAAAAAAGACCAGCGAAGAAGAGCTTCAGGCTTTGATTCAGCAAATGTCCGGAGGCTGCGGATGCGGGTGCGGTCATGAATATGACGAAGACTCTTGCGGCTGCGGATGCTCGGGTTGTCATTAA
- a CDS encoding Gx transporter family protein: MIPKPVPFFRIGLANLPLLLGIDIFSFPAFILLLVIKVLGQALISGTLFSYILLFSAIGTFSSGLLMYSMRKIPRKTISFIGISLTGAFVSNTLQFLLALFIIFGKSAVYIIPPVFALGTVTSIFLGWFASEFAKTSVWYEKIKDGSFDFSPNADKDFKHQKAENPEKKNRQPVLIEQYLRIGSGIILFLLLLFTPFLPVQTLVFGTALILCTADKQKINFINIIIMFLVIILFNLFPPMGKIIFNIGNINITNEALLRGIEKAVILEGMIYISKWMLKTKVNFKSLVGKSVQESFKIFHKLLSVKAEIKPKMIIPTIDSVLLSINRL, translated from the coding sequence ATGATACCCAAGCCGGTTCCTTTTTTTAGAATCGGCTTGGCCAATCTGCCTCTTCTTTTAGGCATAGATATCTTCTCCTTTCCAGCCTTCATCCTTCTTTTGGTTATAAAGGTTTTAGGCCAAGCCCTTATTTCGGGCACACTTTTTTCTTATATTTTGCTTTTTTCTGCAATCGGGACATTTTCATCCGGACTTTTGATGTATTCTATGAGAAAAATTCCTCGAAAAACAATTTCATTTATAGGCATAAGTTTGACAGGAGCCTTTGTTTCAAATACCTTGCAATTTCTTTTAGCCTTATTTATAATATTCGGAAAATCTGCCGTATACATCATTCCGCCTGTATTTGCACTTGGAACCGTAACTTCAATTTTTTTAGGCTGGTTTGCATCAGAGTTTGCTAAGACCTCAGTTTGGTATGAAAAAATAAAAGACGGAAGCTTTGATTTTTCTCCTAATGCCGATAAGGATTTTAAACATCAAAAAGCCGAAAACCCGGAAAAGAAAAATCGTCAGCCGGTTTTGATAGAACAATACCTGAGGATAGGCTCGGGGATAATCCTTTTTTTATTATTACTCTTTACCCCTTTTTTGCCGGTACAAACCCTTGTCTTTGGAACCGCATTGATCCTATGTACTGCCGATAAACAAAAAATAAATTTTATAAATATAATTATTATGTTTTTAGTCATAATATTGTTTAACCTTTTTCCTCCAATGGGCAAAATAATTTTTAATATAGGGAACATAAATATAACCAATGAAGCCTTATTACGAGGTATCGAAAAGGCTGTCATTTTAGAAGGAATGATATATATTTCAAAGTGGATGCTGAAAACAAAGGTAAACTTTAAAAGTTTAGTAGGGAAATCCGTACAAGAATCCTTTAAAATATTTCATAAACTATTATCAGTAAAAGCCGAAATAAAGCCGAAAATGATAATTCCAACTATAGATTCTGTACTTTTAAGTATAAACAGACTTTAA
- a CDS encoding HAD family hydrolase, whose protein sequence is MKSPAMIIFDYGNTLIYEKELDLERAYKALYAQIYKNPDKIDFITFYKKGMAIFEKVKSRALQNDLEIHTHNFYNCLFQILNVEFNLSYTELELLFWEALAPCRAMPNIEKLLLFLEGKNIRTAVISNISFSEKALTARINKYLPQNKFEFIIASSEYGFRKPDCLLFEAALKKARLSADEVWYCGDNPRADVIGSASLGIKPVLYTSRFACPYDNENHISPDFEFTKISDWNELIELIEDF, encoded by the coding sequence ATGAAAAGCCCTGCGATGATTATTTTCGATTACGGGAATACCCTTATTTATGAAAAAGAGCTTGATTTGGAAAGAGCCTATAAGGCCCTTTATGCTCAAATTTATAAAAATCCCGATAAAATAGATTTTATTACCTTTTATAAAAAAGGAATGGCTATTTTTGAGAAGGTAAAATCGCGGGCTTTACAAAATGATCTGGAAATACACACTCATAATTTTTATAATTGTCTTTTTCAAATCCTTAATGTAGAATTTAACCTATCCTACACGGAGCTGGAACTTCTTTTTTGGGAAGCTCTGGCACCGTGCAGGGCGATGCCGAATATCGAAAAACTTCTGCTCTTTTTGGAAGGCAAAAATATCAGAACTGCCGTCATAAGCAATATTTCTTTTTCGGAAAAAGCCCTGACTGCAAGAATAAATAAATATCTTCCGCAAAACAAATTCGAATTTATAATAGCTTCAAGCGAGTACGGGTTTAGAAAGCCCGATTGCCTTCTTTTTGAGGCTGCCTTAAAAAAAGCCCGCCTTTCGGCCGATGAGGTTTGGTATTGCGGAGACAACCCGCGGGCCGATGTCATAGGCTCCGCCTCTCTCGGAATAAAACCTGTCTTATATACAAGCCGTTTTGCCTGTCCCTATGACAACGAAAACCATATTTCTCCCGATTTTGAATTTACCAAAATAAGCGATTGGAACGAGCTGATAGAACTGATTGAAGATTTTTAA
- a CDS encoding glycoside hydrolase family 1 protein, translating to MFKLKENFLLGVATASTQIEGGRVNSNWNDFCDRKMTNDGSDVARANMHYEKVEEDTELLKKMGIQTYRMSLEWARIEPEKGKFDTKALDHYKEELSLLKKAGIRPLISLYHFSHPMWFENSGGFTKKENVEVFLNYVKTCISELGSLCSDYVTINEPNVYAVQSFFLGLWPPEKKSIAKTIKVMNILIAAHCKAYDLIHEIRKEKGLTDTRVSFAHHMQAFHPKDKNRKADQRAAKRISKIFQDGIMEACFKGEFSFPFKNILNIKKKNYVDFIAINYYSRQAVRGFSYTAFENTPKNDLGWDIYPLGLIECAQTCYNCLHLPIVISENGTCDNKDEFRCRYIYDHLKLISESPLPFEAYYHWCFIDNFEWKEGESARFGLVHCNYETQERTIKKSGEFYSEMIKKRGVDKSMMEKYVEPCKYNIK from the coding sequence ATGTTTAAGTTAAAAGAAAATTTTTTACTTGGGGTTGCTACGGCTTCTACCCAAATTGAGGGAGGAAGGGTAAACTCCAACTGGAACGATTTTTGTGACCGCAAAATGACAAATGACGGCTCCGATGTAGCCCGGGCAAATATGCACTACGAAAAGGTTGAAGAAGATACCGAACTTCTAAAAAAGATGGGGATTCAAACTTACCGCATGTCCTTAGAATGGGCACGCATTGAACCTGAAAAAGGAAAATTCGACACTAAAGCCCTTGACCACTACAAGGAAGAATTAAGCCTTTTAAAAAAAGCAGGCATAAGGCCCTTAATAAGCCTTTACCACTTTAGCCATCCCATGTGGTTTGAAAATTCTGGCGGCTTTACAAAAAAAGAAAATGTCGAAGTTTTTTTAAATTATGTAAAGACCTGCATAAGCGAGCTTGGAAGCCTTTGCAGCGACTATGTTACAATAAATGAGCCGAATGTCTATGCAGTTCAGTCCTTCTTTTTAGGCCTTTGGCCGCCCGAAAAAAAATCGATTGCAAAAACTATAAAGGTAATGAATATCCTCATAGCCGCACACTGCAAGGCCTACGATTTAATCCATGAAATACGAAAAGAAAAAGGCCTTACGGACACAAGGGTGAGCTTTGCCCACCACATGCAGGCCTTCCATCCAAAGGATAAAAATAGAAAAGCCGATCAAAGGGCGGCAAAAAGAATAAGCAAAATTTTTCAAGACGGAATTATGGAAGCCTGTTTTAAGGGAGAGTTTTCATTCCCCTTTAAAAATATCCTAAACATAAAAAAGAAAAACTATGTAGATTTTATAGCTATCAACTATTATTCAAGGCAGGCAGTAAGAGGATTCTCTTACACGGCCTTTGAAAATACGCCTAAAAACGATTTAGGCTGGGATATTTATCCCTTGGGCCTAATCGAGTGCGCTCAAACTTGCTATAATTGCCTTCACCTTCCGATAGTCATAAGCGAAAACGGAACCTGTGACAATAAGGATGAGTTTAGATGCCGCTATATTTATGACCACTTAAAACTTATAAGCGAATCTCCCCTCCCCTTTGAAGCCTATTATCATTGGTGCTTTATCGACAATTTCGAGTGGAAAGAAGGAGAATCCGCCCGTTTCGGCCTCGTGCACTGTAATTACGAAACTCAAGAAAGGACTATCAAAAAAAGCGGGGAATTCTACAGCGAAATGATCAAAAAACGAGGAGTCGATAAATCGATGATGGAAAAATATGTTGAACCTTGTAAGTATAATATTAAATAA
- a CDS encoding spiro-SPASM protein, which produces MKSFAVLSAYDISEYSFKKLESGIIPFEASFRAAAAFPDCKKVIILTSSLCEAPIVSILKNIKSDELKIEWKVKVLEKISPQAIFSEAAKETEAESSGFENVFFLHGDEPFIDLNATEKLFKQHLEYRAEYSFADGYPEGLIPEILTSGLCPILAKLSENETSFERSFIFDTIKKEINSYDIETMIAPFDLRHLRLRFAADSKRNALLCSRFTGINAENYAKLIEEKKAELFTLPAYYGIEINSSYPLKSIYKPNEVLGLEEKKEMDKAAIFSLIEKIAEYSDDAVISLSVFGEPSMYQDCLSVIEKILSFPKLSVLIETCGLYWPSSFIERLEKIIDVSPERKNKMLPVYWIICIDAVSSGMYAKVHGLSEDEANIKLKQALTFTDSLKKGFPDAVWAQIMRIKENEIEVEPFYRFWKNLGVNVIIQKYDTFCKLLEDRRVADLSPFNRHPCWHLKRDMYVLTDGSVPLCKEDVKRNNILGNAFSDSLESIRKKAFEVYEKHLECKYGDLCGACDEYYTYNF; this is translated from the coding sequence ATGAAGTCTTTTGCTGTTTTATCCGCCTATGATATTTCGGAATATTCGTTTAAAAAACTCGAAAGCGGCATCATCCCATTTGAAGCCTCTTTCCGTGCGGCTGCGGCCTTTCCCGATTGTAAAAAAGTTATTATTTTAACATCTTCTTTATGCGAAGCGCCTATAGTTTCCATATTAAAAAATATAAAATCGGACGAGCTAAAAATAGAGTGGAAGGTTAAGGTTTTGGAAAAAATAAGTCCTCAAGCCATATTTTCCGAGGCTGCAAAAGAAACCGAAGCGGAATCTTCAGGTTTTGAAAATGTTTTCTTTTTGCATGGTGATGAGCCTTTTATCGATTTAAATGCAACGGAAAAACTTTTTAAGCAGCATTTGGAATACAGGGCAGAATACAGCTTTGCCGACGGATATCCCGAGGGCCTTATCCCTGAAATTCTTACATCCGGCCTTTGTCCTATTCTTGCAAAGCTTTCCGAAAATGAAACTTCCTTTGAGCGCTCTTTTATTTTTGATACGATAAAAAAAGAAATAAACAGCTATGATATTGAAACAATGATAGCCCCCTTCGATTTAAGACATCTAAGGCTCCGCTTTGCAGCCGACTCAAAACGGAATGCTCTTTTATGCAGCCGCTTTACAGGCATAAATGCGGAAAACTATGCAAAACTGATTGAAGAAAAAAAGGCGGAGCTATTTACTCTTCCTGCATATTACGGTATCGAGATAAATTCTTCCTATCCTTTAAAGTCGATATATAAGCCGAATGAGGTTCTAGGACTTGAAGAAAAAAAAGAAATGGATAAGGCGGCTATTTTTTCTCTTATCGAAAAAATTGCAGAATATTCCGATGATGCCGTAATTTCTCTTTCGGTTTTTGGTGAGCCTTCAATGTATCAGGATTGCCTTTCGGTAATCGAAAAAATTTTATCGTTTCCTAAGTTATCCGTTTTGATTGAAACTTGCGGTTTATATTGGCCTTCATCATTTATAGAGCGGCTTGAAAAAATTATTGACGTCTCTCCCGAAAGAAAAAACAAGATGCTTCCGGTTTATTGGATTATCTGTATTGATGCGGTCAGTTCAGGAATGTATGCTAAGGTGCACGGCCTTTCCGAAGATGAGGCAAACATTAAATTAAAACAAGCCCTTACTTTTACCGACAGTTTAAAAAAAGGTTTTCCCGATGCCGTATGGGCTCAAATTATGCGTATAAAAGAAAACGAGATAGAGGTTGAGCCCTTTTACCGTTTTTGGAAAAACCTGGGTGTTAATGTAATTATTCAAAAATACGATACCTTTTGTAAATTGCTTGAAGATAGACGAGTTGCAGACTTATCGCCTTTTAATAGACATCCATGCTGGCATTTAAAAAGGGATATGTATGTTTTAACCGACGGCTCTGTGCCCCTTTGTAAAGAAGATGTTAAAAGGAATAATATTTTAGGAAATGCTTTTTCGGATAGTCTGGAGTCAATCCGTAAAAAAGCATTCGAGGTATATGAGAAGCATTTGGAATGTAAATACGGAGACTTATGCGGAGCCTGCGATGAATACTATACCTACAATTTTTAA
- the rsmD gene encoding 16S rRNA (guanine(966)-N(2))-methyltransferase RsmD, producing the protein MRITGGSLKNRQVECPKGIIRPAMDRMRESVFSILGDLSGLSFLDLFTGSGVCGLEAYSRGAYPVYLVEKDADKFPVLLKNVSMADKKLECKRMPAETFIKRAKESFDIIYLDPPFPYKFHIELLEKIEESKILKEGGLVMMHRPSEKAMPQTIGSLTKSDERVYGRSIVDFYRKKSMEVR; encoded by the coding sequence ATGAGAATAACCGGCGGCAGTTTAAAAAACAGACAGGTAGAATGTCCCAAGGGGATAATACGGCCTGCAATGGACAGGATGAGGGAGTCTGTTTTTTCCATACTTGGAGACCTTTCAGGTCTTTCTTTTTTAGACCTTTTTACGGGCTCAGGGGTCTGCGGTTTGGAAGCCTATTCTCGTGGAGCCTACCCTGTCTACCTTGTAGAAAAAGATGCCGATAAATTTCCCGTTTTATTAAAAAATGTTTCAATGGCAGATAAAAAGCTTGAATGTAAAAGGATGCCTGCAGAAACATTTATAAAAAGAGCTAAGGAATCATTTGATATTATCTACCTCGACCCTCCCTTTCCCTATAAATTTCACATAGAACTTCTCGAAAAAATAGAAGAATCAAAAATATTAAAAGAAGGGGGCCTTGTAATGATGCACAGGCCATCCGAAAAGGCTATGCCTCAAACAATAGGCTCTTTGACAAAAAGCGATGAGAGGGTATATGGAAGATCCATCGTGGACTTTTATCGTAAAAAATCTATGGAGGTTCGATAA
- the recN gene encoding DNA repair protein RecN: MLENISVKNIALIDSLFVEFEKGLNVLSGETGAGKSILIGALTLLLGGKTSTDFIRTGTDEAAVSGSFFIGNKHIEALKWLGEHGIEPEDNRVLIRRNLKQNGRSNAWIQSTPVTRNELEDFTSLLVDIHGQHDHQSLFRIAEHRRFLDSFAGINNEVKMFTSLYAELAEKRTELENLNLSEKELAEKQELLQFAIDEITKAKLKEDEKEELEAEEKRLNQFEKLFEALNTASQLFSDESGIISLTKKAMHNLETAKNCDEGLEDLLKRLETGYYELDDISSSIDSYLSKLTFNPERVEQVQERLSLIYKLTKKYGATIHDVLNYAQNAEEQLEGLSKREAGKSELEQKIGILQSKLLKLGRILSEKRKEASSKLQKEVEEVLSNLGMPKTKFQVRVDTRLPEGNRLSANPYGFDDIEFMISPNAGEPLRPLSKIASGGELSRVMLALKTVLAEGDEADTLIFDEIDTGIGGEVAISVASHMKKLSQKKQILCITHLAVIASHADNHIKIEKNTMGQTTKTSAAAVSGKTRLEEIARMLAGDELSEASLKHAEELLVKYAR; encoded by the coding sequence ATGCTTGAAAATATATCGGTAAAAAACATAGCTTTAATCGACAGCCTCTTTGTAGAATTTGAGAAGGGTTTAAATGTTTTAAGCGGAGAAACAGGTGCAGGAAAGTCAATTTTGATAGGAGCTTTAACCCTTTTATTGGGCGGTAAAACTTCGACAGATTTTATCCGAACCGGTACCGATGAGGCAGCTGTCTCTGGAAGTTTTTTTATAGGAAACAAACATATTGAGGCTTTAAAATGGCTGGGCGAACATGGGATTGAACCTGAAGACAACCGAGTCCTTATCCGCCGCAATTTAAAACAAAACGGCCGATCCAATGCTTGGATACAGAGTACGCCGGTAACAAGGAATGAACTTGAAGACTTTACCTCTCTTTTGGTGGATATCCACGGCCAACACGACCATCAATCGCTTTTTAGAATTGCAGAACACCGCCGTTTTTTGGACAGCTTTGCAGGCATAAACAACGAAGTGAAAATGTTCACCTCTCTTTATGCCGAACTTGCCGAAAAAAGAACAGAGCTTGAAAACTTAAACCTTTCCGAAAAAGAACTTGCTGAAAAACAAGAGCTTTTGCAGTTTGCCATTGATGAAATAACAAAGGCAAAATTAAAAGAAGACGAAAAAGAAGAACTTGAAGCTGAAGAAAAAAGATTAAACCAATTTGAAAAACTCTTTGAAGCCTTAAACACGGCTTCTCAGCTCTTTTCCGATGAATCGGGAATAATCAGTCTTACAAAAAAGGCCATGCATAATCTTGAAACTGCAAAAAATTGCGATGAGGGGCTTGAGGACCTTTTAAAAAGGCTGGAAACCGGATATTACGAATTGGACGATATAAGCTCATCGATAGATTCATACCTTTCAAAGCTGACATTTAATCCTGAAAGGGTGGAACAAGTACAGGAAAGGCTTTCTTTAATATATAAGTTGACAAAAAAATACGGGGCAACAATACACGATGTCTTAAACTATGCCCAAAATGCCGAAGAACAGCTTGAAGGTCTTTCCAAACGGGAGGCAGGAAAATCGGAGCTTGAACAGAAAATAGGAATTTTGCAGTCAAAGCTCTTAAAACTGGGAAGAATCCTATCCGAAAAACGCAAAGAGGCATCTTCAAAACTCCAAAAAGAGGTTGAAGAAGTTCTTTCCAATTTAGGAATGCCGAAAACTAAATTTCAAGTTAGAGTGGACACTCGGCTCCCTGAAGGGAACAGGCTATCGGCAAATCCTTACGGCTTTGACGATATCGAATTTATGATAAGCCCCAATGCCGGGGAACCATTGCGGCCTCTTTCTAAGATTGCATCGGGAGGAGAGCTCTCCCGTGTTATGCTGGCCTTAAAAACGGTACTTGCAGAAGGAGATGAAGCGGATACCCTGATATTCGATGAAATTGATACCGGAATCGGCGGAGAAGTTGCGATAAGTGTTGCATCCCATATGAAAAAACTATCTCAAAAAAAACAGATTCTTTGTATTACGCACCTTGCGGTAATCGCTTCTCATGCCGATAATCATATTAAGATAGAAAAAAATACGATGGGGCAGACAACTAAAACCTCCGCAGCAGCTGTTTCCGGTAAAACAAGACTTGAAGAAATAGCCAGAATGCTTGCCGGAGACGAGTTAAGTGAAGCTTCGCTAAAACATGCCGAAGAACTTCTTGTAAAATATGCCCGGTAA
- the ettA gene encoding energy-dependent translational throttle protein EttA: protein MAKTVDDKKIIYTMDRVSRTHGTKQVLKDISLSYFYGAKIGVIGSNGSGKSSLLRIMAGIDGDYTGEVSSAPGYTIGYLEQEPQLQSGKTVREVVSEGVQELVDLLAEFDKINEAFGDPDADMDKLMEKQAKVQEKLDATDAWNLDSRLDLAMEALRCPPADQVIDVLSGGEKRRVALCRLLLQKPDILLLDEPTNHLDAETVAWLERHLHQYAGTIICVTHDRYFLDNVAGWILELDRGEGIPWKGNYSSWLDQKPKRLALEEKGETERQKALKRELEWIGMSPKGRHAKSKARINEYEKPLAQGSKEKIKDSQITIPPGPRLGNLVIDVKNAAKHYGDRILFDKLNFSVPAGAIVGIIGPNGAGKTTLFKMIVGAAGFETPEGADQKRQIVKPDEGEIKIGDSVKLCYVDQTREKLDPNKTVWEQLSDGLDIIKLGASDGSSGVCEVNSRAYCSWFNFSGQDQSRKVGVLSGGERNRLNLAMMLKEGGNVLMLDEPTNDLDVTTLRALEEALESFAGSVLVISHDRWFLDRVCSHILAFEADGEVVWFDGNWTEYAEWRREKYGNDADTPHRGVYRKLER from the coding sequence ATGGCAAAGACAGTAGACGATAAAAAGATTATTTACACAATGGATAGGGTTTCAAGAACCCATGGGACAAAACAGGTTTTAAAGGATATAAGCCTTTCTTATTTTTACGGTGCAAAAATAGGCGTTATAGGTTCTAACGGATCCGGTAAGTCAAGCCTCTTGCGTATTATGGCAGGGATTGACGGGGATTATACGGGCGAAGTTTCTTCGGCACCCGGCTATACTATAGGCTATCTTGAACAGGAGCCCCAGCTTCAAAGCGGCAAGACCGTTCGCGAGGTTGTTTCGGAGGGGGTTCAGGAATTGGTAGACCTTCTTGCGGAATTCGACAAAATAAACGAGGCATTCGGCGACCCCGATGCCGATATGGATAAGCTGATGGAAAAACAGGCCAAGGTGCAGGAAAAGCTGGATGCAACAGATGCTTGGAATTTGGACAGCCGCCTCGACCTTGCTATGGAAGCCTTGCGATGTCCGCCCGCCGATCAGGTAATCGATGTGCTTTCAGGGGGAGAAAAAAGACGGGTTGCCCTTTGCAGACTCCTCCTTCAAAAGCCCGACATTCTTTTATTGGACGAACCTACCAACCACTTGGATGCAGAAACGGTAGCATGGCTTGAAAGGCATCTTCATCAATATGCAGGAACAATTATCTGCGTAACCCACGACCGCTATTTTTTGGATAATGTTGCAGGCTGGATCTTGGAGCTTGACCGCGGAGAGGGCATTCCGTGGAAGGGCAATTATTCAAGCTGGCTCGATCAAAAACCAAAACGACTTGCCCTTGAAGAAAAGGGAGAGACGGAACGCCAAAAGGCTTTAAAACGGGAGCTTGAATGGATTGGTATGAGCCCCAAGGGAAGACATGCCAAAAGCAAGGCCCGTATCAACGAGTACGAAAAACCTTTAGCCCAAGGCTCAAAGGAAAAAATAAAGGATTCTCAGATTACCATTCCGCCGGGACCGAGGCTGGGGAACTTGGTTATAGATGTTAAAAATGCCGCAAAGCATTACGGCGACAGAATTCTCTTTGATAAGCTTAATTTTTCGGTTCCTGCGGGAGCCATAGTAGGTATCATAGGTCCGAACGGTGCCGGTAAGACAACCCTCTTTAAGATGATAGTCGGGGCTGCAGGTTTTGAAACTCCTGAAGGAGCCGATCAAAAAAGGCAGATCGTAAAACCCGATGAGGGTGAAATCAAAATAGGGGATTCGGTAAAACTTTGCTATGTAGATCAGACAAGAGAAAAACTAGATCCTAACAAGACCGTTTGGGAGCAGCTTTCAGACGGGCTTGATATTATAAAGCTGGGAGCCTCGGACGGTTCTTCCGGTGTGTGTGAGGTAAACTCAAGGGCTTATTGTTCTTGGTTTAACTTTTCGGGACAAGACCAGTCCCGCAAGGTAGGCGTACTTTCAGGCGGAGAGAGGAACAGACTTAATTTGGCTATGATGCTAAAAGAAGGCGGAAACGTTTTAATGCTCGACGAGCCTACAAACGATTTGGATGTTACCACTCTTCGTGCTCTGGAAGAAGCCCTTGAAAGTTTTGCAGGTTCAGTCCTCGTCATAAGCCATGACCGCTGGTTTTTAGACAGAGTTTGCTCCCATATTCTTGCCTTTGAGGCTGACGGAGAAGTTGTATGGTTTGACGGCAACTGGACGGAATACGCCGAATGGAGACGCGAAAAATACGGTAATGATGCCGATACTCCCCACAGAGGCGTTTACAGAAAACTTGAAAGGTAA